A region from the Candidatus Omnitrophota bacterium genome encodes:
- a CDS encoding SpoIID/LytB domain-containing protein, whose translation MTIKKISYILIGILLAISILKFFFVLPGRVGGERGVIVRVRIAHNADSAIIASNGPCKLVDVVRGKILDDKLDIHDGVTARAPRRGIALEGHLYELDRIRIYPYRNKGIRVDNVVYRGNIEIIRNEERMDIINRVDIEDYLKGVVPREMNSFWPFAALKAQAIASRSFTVYETIRRKNREFDVTNDTFSQVYGGRSAERWRTSGAVDATRGQVLARDGVVFPAYFHSCCGGHTQDSSRVWGKRMALLEGVKCRWCRWSPHFRWQAKIPTATILEGLKARGYDVDRIDDIKIGPRDDSGRVVSIRIRSWNRWLEIGGDDLRSAVGRKYLKSLNMNIKKYPRFYLFSGYGWGHGVGMCQWGALKLAFDRWGAEKILKFYYPNTEITRFDKVRRIFAGKV comes from the coding sequence ATGACGATAAAAAAGATCTCATACATACTCATTGGGATATTACTGGCGATATCCATCCTTAAATTCTTCTTTGTCCTTCCAGGCCGGGTCGGCGGTGAACGTGGTGTTATTGTGCGCGTACGCATAGCACACAACGCCGATAGCGCCATAATAGCATCCAACGGGCCATGCAAACTGGTCGATGTGGTCAGAGGCAAGATCCTGGACGACAAGCTGGATATACATGACGGGGTTACCGCGCGGGCGCCGAGGAGAGGGATAGCTTTGGAGGGGCACCTGTATGAGCTGGACCGTATAAGGATATATCCCTACAGGAACAAGGGGATACGCGTCGATAACGTGGTATATCGAGGTAACATCGAGATCATCAGGAACGAAGAGAGAATGGATATCATCAACAGGGTGGACATCGAGGATTACCTGAAGGGGGTTGTTCCCAGGGAAATGAACAGTTTCTGGCCCTTCGCGGCCCTTAAGGCGCAGGCCATAGCCTCCAGAAGCTTTACTGTTTATGAGACCATACGCCGTAAGAACAGGGAATTCGATGTTACCAACGATACCTTTTCACAGGTGTATGGCGGCAGGTCCGCGGAAAGGTGGCGTACCTCGGGCGCCGTGGACGCCACGCGTGGCCAGGTGTTGGCGCGTGACGGGGTGGTTTTTCCCGCGTATTTCCATTCATGTTGCGGCGGTCATACCCAGGATTCATCCCGGGTATGGGGGAAGCGCATGGCGCTCCTTGAGGGCGTAAAATGCCGCTGGTGTCGCTGGTCGCCGCACTTCCGATGGCAGGCAAAGATACCGACAGCTACCATACTTGAGGGCCTTAAGGCCAGAGGGTATGACGTGGACAGGATAGATGACATAAAGATAGGCCCCAGGGATGATTCCGGAAGAGTGGTGTCCATAAGGATAAGGTCCTGGAACAGGTGGCTTGAGATCGGCGGGGATGATCTCAGGTCCGCTGTAGGGCGCAAGTACCTTAAAAGCCTTAACATGAACATAAAGAAGTATCCGCGTTTTTACCTTTTCAGCGGATACGGGTGGGGGCACGGGGTCGGTATGTGCCAATGGGGAGCTTTAAAGCTGGCGTTCGACCGTTGGGGGGCCGAAAAGATATTGAAATTTTATTATCCGAACACCGAGATCACGCGGTTCGATAAGGTGCGGAGAATATTCGCGGGGAAGGTGTAA